DNA from Frateuria edaphi:
TGCTGGTGGTCCCCTCGCTGCACAACGCCTACCGCGGTACGCCGGTCGACCTGTGGACCACGGGCAAGACGCTGGCGCGGCCGGCCGCCACCTCCATCGGTGCCGCCTTCGTGCTGTGGGGCCTCCACCAGGTGACGGGCGAATGGCCGGCGCCGTGGGTGTTCCTCGACGCGCTGATCTATGGCGGGCTGTACCTCGGCGCGTGGTTCGCCGATGCGTCCGGTCGGGCGCACGTGCGGGATCTGATGTCGGTGCTGGAGGAGTTGCGCTCGCGCAAGCGTTGAGGGCGTTTCGCGGCGCGCCGCGATTCCCCGGACCCAAGGGCAAGGAGGGCACCATGCAGGGAACATGGCTTCGCGTGTCGCGACCGCTGCGTGAGGCAGGGGCGGGCCTGGTCCGCTACTGCCGCCACCGCACCGCGGCGGTTTTCCCCAGTCCCGTCATCTTCGGCGGCAGCCCCAAGTCGGGCACCACGGCCATCGCGGCGCTGCTGGCGGAGGCGACCGGCCTTTCGCTCAGCAACGATCCGTTCTGGCGCGTGCTTCGCAGCGACGGCGACGGCTTCCTGCTGCCGGACGTGCTGGAGGGAAACCTGCGGCTGGACGCATTCGTGCGCAAGTACCCGGCCTACTTCTCCGCGCAGATCGTCAAGGACCCCGACTTCGCCTTCCTTTACCGCGAACTGCAGCAGGTGTTCCCGGAGTCGCCGCAGGTGTTCATCGTGCGCGACCCGCGCGAGAACATCCGCAGCATCCTCGACCGGCTGCACATGCGCGGCGACCTCGAGCGCCTGGGCCAGGCCGAGAACCGCACGCTCGCCCGCGAGGGCGGCTGGCGCGCGATCCTGGACGGCCGTGGGCTGGGACTGGACGGGCGCGCGAACTACATCGGCCGGCTGGCGCAGCGCTGGGCGCGCGGGGTCGACGCGTACTTCGCCGCGGGTACGCCGGTGCACCTGGTGCGCTACGAGGATTTCCTGGAGGACCGGGCGGCGTTTATCGCGGACCTGGCCGACCTGCTCGGCCTCGAGCTCAGGACCGACGTGAACGAAAGGCTCGCCCGGCGACCGGTCCATCACGGCTACCGCTCCCTTTCCACCGAGACATTCTTCGGCAAGCGCAACCTGTCGATCATCGAGCGCACCTGCGGCGAGCACATGGCGAAGTTCGGCTACGCCTGACGGAAGCCGAACAGGCATCCGGCGGGCATCCGGGCAGGGCCAGGGAGCCCGACCATTCACCCGGTTGCGACGGCACGGATGGCAACGTCTGCAGCGTTGCGGCCGAAGGCCAGGCAACGGCAACCCATGGGGTGCCGGCATCCTCGCCTCCATTGCGAAGGGGGCGCCGGCAACGCCCGAACACCCGCAACGACGTGCATGACGCCTAGCCGTCGCACACACAACCGCGCGTACCCGGTACCGCACACAAGGAGGATCCCAAGGTGACGGCCAAAGTTTTCTGCATCGGTTTCCACAAGACCGGAACCACCAGTCTCGCCGAGGCGCTGCAAGTGCTTGGCTACCGGGTGACCGGGCCGAACGGGGTGAGGGATCCGGACATCGCCAACCGGGTGCGCCCGATGGCCTGGGAACTGGTCGAGAAGTACGACGCGTTCCAGGACAACCCCTGGCCGATCCTCTACAAGGAGCTGGACGCGCGCTACCCGGGCAGCAAGTTCGTGCTGACCGTGCGCAGCACCGAATCGTGGATGCGCAGCCAGCTCAAGCATTTCGGCGAACGCGAGACGGCCATGCGCAAGTGGATCTACGGCGATGCTCACGGCTGCCCGCAGGGCAACGAGGAGGTCTACGTCCGCCGCTACGAGACGCACAACCGCGAAGTGCTGGAATACTTCCGCGACCGTCCGGACGACCTGCTGGTGATGGAACTGGCCAAGGGCGACGGCTGGGAAAAGCTGGCCCCGTTCCTGGGCAAGCCCATGCCCGCCATCGCGTTCCCGCACGCCAACAAGGCCGGCGATCGCGCGCTGGTCGCGAAGCTCCTGAAAAAGGGCAAGGCGCAGCTCGCTCACATGGGCGTGCACCTGGCCTGATGCCCGCATCCGTCGCGCGCGGCGTGGCCGCGGCGACGGGCGGGAAGGCAGCTCGATCCGGGTTGATGCGCGGACATGAAAAAACGCCCCGTTCGGGGCGTTTTTTCTTACGCGGGTCAGGTCATCCCGCGCGATGTCGCCGTTCGCGCCACGGCGTCAGGCCTGCGCCAGGTGTTCCGGCCAGCCGAACCGCTCGCCGAGCGACCGGTCCCAGTCCCTGGGGGTGAATACGTAGGTACCGGCGCCGGGCGTGACCGTCAACTCGCCGACGTAGACCTTGCCCTGGTGCACGTAGAAATCCACGCGCAGGTAACCGAACGGTTGCGCGAGCTTTTTCGCCAGCGCCAGCATCTCGGGCAGCGCCTGGGGTTTCTCGGTCGTACCGGTGCTCGGCCGCAGCAGCGGCAGATCCATCTGGAAGGGCGCCGGCGACCAGTCCTCCAGGTACAGCTGCTGCTCGAGGTCGCGGAAGCGGCCGTGCATGTGCTGGATGAAAACGAACGGTTCCTGCCCCGACGCATTGAACACGTTGAACTTGTAGTCGTCCGGCGCGTCGCCGCCGTCCAGCAGCGCCTTTTCGAAAAGGATCTTCGGCGGGATCGACAGGTAGTGCTTTTCCCGGCTGCGCGAGGCCGCGCCCGCGGCGAGCCAGCCATTGGCCAGGGCGGACAGCTGCACCAGGTCTTCCTGGTGCTTGTCGCGGATGATCTTCACCTGCCCGAAGCCGTTGCTCGTCTTCATCACGAACGCCCGGGGCAGGGCGTCGAAGGTTTCGGGCGTGACCACGTCGCAGGAAAGATAGGCCGGCACCACATAGTCAGAGCCGATCGTCCTGGCCACGTAGTCCCTGGCCGCGACCTTGTCCGCCAGCGTGGTGAATACCGGCTCCGGATAGCGCATCCGGTAGAAGATCTTTTCGGAGAAGCGCTTGGGGTTGCGGAAGTTGCAGAACCGGCCGTGCACCTGCAGCGACTTGTACTGGTAGAACCCAGCGTCGGGGAGCGAATTGAACAGGCGCTTGATGGCCTTCTTGGGCGCGAGGATCTTCATGACGCTCTCTCTTCCTGTCCTTCCGGCAACACGTCCATGGACGGTACGCAAGGCTGGTTTCGTGCAATCCGACGACGCGCCTGGTCGGGCTACCACCACCGCCCGAAGGCGGTGGGGCGACTCTACTTCAAGGCCCTGGGATCGTCATCACGGCGCATGCCTGCCGGTGAGTGCCTCCAGGGTGACGACGCGTTGCGTTCCGGTAGGGGCATCGCCTGCACGTGGGCGCATGGGAAACCTACCGCTTTGTGGGGGGAGGCCGGGCGGCGTGACCGGCCGCAAGATTCAGATTGCCTGCCGCGCCCGTTGCGCCTGGTCGCAGGCGGCCCGGGCGCTCGGTGCGAGGTACCCGAACTTCTCCACGATGAACCGGTCGCGGTCGCCGACGAGCTTTTCCGTCTCCGCGTCGTAGTAGTAGGCCGGGCCGCGCTTCTTGGACGAGGTGTTGGTCTTGGGCCGTTCCATCAGTTCGGCCGCCTTCTGCTTGGGTACCTCGACGTTCGCGGCCCGCAGCGCCTCCAGCAGGTCGGTCTCCAGATGCTCGTTCCTGATGAAGCGATCGACGAAGCAGTGTTGCCGCTCGTGCTCGATCAATTGCTTCGGCGTGGTGACGGTCCTGAGCGTGCCGAACTGGTTCTTGCGGCAGGTGAACAGCCGCATGTAGCGGTAGGTGAGCAAGCCCGCGAAGCGGTTCAGCGGGCAGCTCCAGTAGCCCTCGCCGATGTCACGCCAATAACCCGGGTCGTGGAGCATGTGCACCCACTCGCGGAAGGCCGCCGGATCGTTCACGTCGCGGAAGGTGTGCTTCCACTCCTTCGCATGCCAGTTCGGTCGCATGCCCATGACAAGCCGCAGCGTCGAGAAAAAGTCGCGCTTCCAGCCATGGTCGCGCCAGCGGATGCCGGGCGTGCTCAGGTTGCTGTAAAGGTCGCCCCGCCCGTCGCAGCAATAGGCCCAGAGCGAGACGTGCCAATCCCAGGGGTCGCGCACCGAACCGAGGAAGAACCGGTCGCCGGCGAACAGGTCCGCAGGCGCCTGGTTGTGCCGCATGACCAGGCGGCCGCCGACGATCTCCTTGAGCAGGTTGCGGATGTGCGTGCACCCGGTCTTCTGCAGTTCGAGGAAGACGATCCTGTCGGAAACGAACATAGGGGCTCCAGGTTGCTTGGTCCGACGCGCCACGCCCGTCGACGCACGCGCGCCCGCGCCGTGGCGCGGGCAGGCATCGGGGCCGACAGCGTGTCGCGTCCGTAGGGGCGATCACCGTAGATGGGGACGTTGCCATCCGGACTGTCGTAGAGGGGTGAACTGCTGACCTCGCTTGTGCCGCGCGGCAGCCGCCGATTCACCCGCCTACGACAAACGCGATGGCAACGTCCCGGCGTTTCGTGGCGCCCACGGGTGCCGCGCACCGACCGCATGCACGGATGCCACCGCCTGCGGGCACAGCCACCGATGGAGCCGATATGTTTGTTTCCGACAGGATCGTTTTCGTGGAGTTGCAGAAGACCGGGTGCACGCACATCCGCAAGCTGCTCAAGGAGATCGTCGGCGGCGAGCTCATCGACAAGCACAACCAGGCCGGATCGCACCTGTTCACCGGCGACCGGTTCTTCCTCGGCTCGATCCGGAACCCGTGGGACTGGTACGTCTCGCACTGGGCCTACGGTTGCGATGGCAAGGGCACGGTCTATTTCAACGTCACCACCGAGGGCTGGCGCGGTCGCGGCCGCGGCTGGAAGAAGCACCCGATGCAGACGCTGGCCGAATTCCTGCAGAGCCGTCCCAACCGGCATGCACAGGAGTGGCGGCGTACCTACCGCGATGCCAACGATCCGGGCGCGTTCCGGCAGTGGCTGCACATGCTGCACGACCCGACCTACTGGCCGGACGTCGGCGAGGGCTACTGGAAGTGGCCGGCCAGCCGCGTTGCCGGCCTGCTGACTTGGCGCTACATGAAGCTGTTCACCTGCCGCGAAGGCGGACTGGGCGCGCTGATGTCCATCGCCACGCCGGAGCAGCTGGCCACGCACGAGAGCAGGGATTGCTTCATTGACTGCTTCGTTCGCAACGAGCGGCTGGAATCGGACCTGCTCGACGCCCTGGCGCGCGCCAACATCGCCGTGCCGCCGGCGACCGTGGAGGAAATCCGGCAGCGCCCGAAGACCAACGCATCTTCCAAGAAGCACGGCGCGCAGTACTACTACGACGCGGCCACGGAAAGGCTGGTCGCCGAGCGCGAAAAGCTGATCGTCGAGAAATTCGGCTACCTCGCCCCGGGCGCCGGGGCCGCCGATCGGCGCGCGACCGCGCCGGTCTAGCGGCCGCGTTCACGCATCGGTCATCCGCACATTCGATGCGTGGCGGTGCGCCGGCCTTTGGGATCGCTCGGTTTCGCTCCCGTCGTTTCATCTATCGAGCACGCGGTACTGACAGCACATCGACGCCGCCGTTGAAAGAATTGCCCAGTCCGCCGGTGTTCGTTCAAAAGGCGTATGCCGGCAGTGAAGCGGAGCCGTCCCGACCTGGAAGAAGGCATTCCCCGACGGGTTCTTGTTCCGGAATCGCATAACGCAAAGCTACCGATTTCTTTCACAAGCGCTTGCCCAAGATGCAACGTTCCGGTTGCCTTTTGGCGCCCCCCTGCAACAGGACTGCCCATGACCCTGGCCGCCACGCCCCAAGACCACGCCTTCCCGCGCCCCGAACAGGCGCCGGACAACGACCTCCAGCGCCTTGCCGCCTCCTCGCACCTGAAGCGCCTGGAGGCCGAGGCGATCCACATCATGCGAGAGGTGGCGGCGGAGTTCGCCAACCCGGTGATGCTCTACTCGGTCGGCAAGGACTCCTCGGTGCTGCTGCACCTGCTGCAGAAGGCGTTCTATCCGGCGCCGCCGCCGATCCCGATGATGCACGTGGACACCACCTGGAAGTTCCGCGAGATGATCGCCTTCCGCGATCGCCGCGCGAAGGAAACCGGCTGCCGGCTTATCGTGCACACCAACCAGGAAGGCGTGGCGCAGGGCGTGAATCCGTTCAGCCACGGCGCCAGCGTGCACACCGACATCATGAAGACCCAGGCGCTGAAGCAGGCGCTGGACAAGTACAAGTTCGACGCGGCCATCGGCGGCGCCCGCCGCGACGAGGAGAAGTCCCGCGCCAAGGAGCGCGTGTTCTCCTTCCGCAACGCGCAGCACCGCTGGGATCCGAAGAGCCAGCGCCCCGAGCTGTGGAGCCTCTACAACACGCGCATCCACAAGGGCGAGAGCGTGCGCGTGTTCCCGCTGTCGAACTGGACCGAGCTGGACATCTGGCTCTACATCTACCGCGAGAACATCGAGGTGCCCTCGCTGTATCTGGCCAAGGAACGGCCGACTGTCGAGCGTGACGGCCAGCTGATCATGGTCGACGACGACCGCATGCCGCTGGAGCCGGGCGAAGTGCCGCAGATGCGCAAGGTGCGCTTCCGCACACTCGGTTGCTACCCGCTCACCGCGGCGATCGAGTCCGAAGCGGACACGCTGCCGGCGGTGATCCAGGAAATGCTCATCGCGCGCACCTCCGAGCGCCAGGGTCGCATCATCGACCAGGACGCCTCGGCCTCCATGGAAAAGAAGAAGCAGGAAGGGTATTTCTGATGGATCTGCAAATAACCGACAGCCAGCCGGACAACGCCGTCACCGCGATCAACGATTACCTGCAGCGGCACGAGACCAAGAGCCTGCTGCGCTTCATCACCTGCGGCAGCGTGGACGACGGCAAGAGCACCCTGCTCGGGCGCCTGCTGTACGACACCAAGCTGCTGTTCGACGACCAGCTGGCCGCGCTCGAGGGCGACAGCCTGCGCCACGGCACGCAGAACGGCGAACTGGATTTCGCGTTGCTGGTCGATGGCCTGTCGGCCGAGCGCGAGCAGGGCATCACGATCGACGTGGCCTACCGCTTCTTCAGCACGGACAAGCGCAAGTTCATCGTCGCCGACTGCCCGGGGCATGAGCAGTACACGCGCAACATGGCCACCGGCGCGTCCACCGCGGACCTTGCCGTGGTGCTGGTCGATGCGCGCAAGGGCCTGATGACCCAGACCCGGCGCCATACCTACATCTGCAGCCTGCTCGGCATCCGCAACGTGCTGCTGGCGGTCAACAAGATGGACCTGGTCGACTACGCGCAGAGCACCTTCAAGCGCATCGAGAGCGACTACCGCCTGGTCGCGGCGCAGATGGGCATCGAGAACGTCACCGCGATCCCGCTGTCCGCCCTGCAGGGCGAGAACGTTTCCACCCGCTCGCAGGTGATGGGCTGGTACAACGGCCCCAGCCTGCTCGAACACCTGGAGACGGTGCAGGTCGAGCGCGTCGCCAGCAAGCTCGGTTTCCGCATGCCGGTGCAGTGGGTGTGCCGCCCCAACCAGAACTTCCGCGGTTACGCGGGCCAGGTGGTGGCCGGTTCGATCGCCCCGGGCGACGAGGTCGTCGCGCTGCCCAGCGGCGTGCGCTCGCGCGTGGCGCGCCTGGTCACCGCCGACGGCGACCTGCCGCGCGCGGTCGCCGGCGACGCGGTCGCCATCCAGCTCGAGGACGAGCGTGACATCAGCCGCGGCGACGTGATCGCGGCAACCTCCTCGCCGCCGCAGGTGGCCGACCAGTTTGCGGCGCACCTGCTGT
Protein-coding regions in this window:
- a CDS encoding sulfotransferase, which gives rise to MQGTWLRVSRPLREAGAGLVRYCRHRTAAVFPSPVIFGGSPKSGTTAIAALLAEATGLSLSNDPFWRVLRSDGDGFLLPDVLEGNLRLDAFVRKYPAYFSAQIVKDPDFAFLYRELQQVFPESPQVFIVRDPRENIRSILDRLHMRGDLERLGQAENRTLAREGGWRAILDGRGLGLDGRANYIGRLAQRWARGVDAYFAAGTPVHLVRYEDFLEDRAAFIADLADLLGLELRTDVNERLARRPVHHGYRSLSTETFFGKRNLSIIERTCGEHMAKFGYA
- a CDS encoding sulfotransferase family protein, with the translated sequence MTAKVFCIGFHKTGTTSLAEALQVLGYRVTGPNGVRDPDIANRVRPMAWELVEKYDAFQDNPWPILYKELDARYPGSKFVLTVRSTESWMRSQLKHFGERETAMRKWIYGDAHGCPQGNEEVYVRRYETHNREVLEYFRDRPDDLLVMELAKGDGWEKLAPFLGKPMPAIAFPHANKAGDRALVAKLLKKGKAQLAHMGVHLA
- a CDS encoding ATP-grasp fold amidoligase family protein is translated as MKILAPKKAIKRLFNSLPDAGFYQYKSLQVHGRFCNFRNPKRFSEKIFYRMRYPEPVFTTLADKVAARDYVARTIGSDYVVPAYLSCDVVTPETFDALPRAFVMKTSNGFGQVKIIRDKHQEDLVQLSALANGWLAAGAASRSREKHYLSIPPKILFEKALLDGGDAPDDYKFNVFNASGQEPFVFIQHMHGRFRDLEQQLYLEDWSPAPFQMDLPLLRPSTGTTEKPQALPEMLALAKKLAQPFGYLRVDFYVHQGKVYVGELTVTPGAGTYVFTPRDWDRSLGERFGWPEHLAQA
- the cysD gene encoding sulfate adenylyltransferase subunit CysD encodes the protein MTLAATPQDHAFPRPEQAPDNDLQRLAASSHLKRLEAEAIHIMREVAAEFANPVMLYSVGKDSSVLLHLLQKAFYPAPPPIPMMHVDTTWKFREMIAFRDRRAKETGCRLIVHTNQEGVAQGVNPFSHGASVHTDIMKTQALKQALDKYKFDAAIGGARRDEEKSRAKERVFSFRNAQHRWDPKSQRPELWSLYNTRIHKGESVRVFPLSNWTELDIWLYIYRENIEVPSLYLAKERPTVERDGQLIMVDDDRMPLEPGEVPQMRKVRFRTLGCYPLTAAIESEADTLPAVIQEMLIARTSERQGRIIDQDASASMEKKKQEGYF
- the cysN gene encoding sulfate adenylyltransferase subunit CysN — translated: MDLQITDSQPDNAVTAINDYLQRHETKSLLRFITCGSVDDGKSTLLGRLLYDTKLLFDDQLAALEGDSLRHGTQNGELDFALLVDGLSAEREQGITIDVAYRFFSTDKRKFIVADCPGHEQYTRNMATGASTADLAVVLVDARKGLMTQTRRHTYICSLLGIRNVLLAVNKMDLVDYAQSTFKRIESDYRLVAAQMGIENVTAIPLSALQGENVSTRSQVMGWYNGPSLLEHLETVQVERVASKLGFRMPVQWVCRPNQNFRGYAGQVVAGSIAPGDEVVALPSGVRSRVARLVTADGDLPRAVAGDAVAIQLEDERDISRGDVIAATSSPPQVADQFAAHLLWMDSAALLPGRPYWMKIGARMVTAQVTEIKHRVDVNTQEKRPAKRLELNEVGYCNLGLDHAIAFESYEDCRELGAFILIDRQTNATVAAGTLNFALRRADNIHWQHTDVDRTARARIKGQTPACLWFTGLSGSGKSTIANVVEKRLHAMGYHTYMLDGDNVRHGLNRDLGFTDEDRVENIRRVAEVSKLMVDAGLIVMVSFISPFRSERGMARSLFENGEFREVFVDTPIEVCAQRDPKGLYAKAKAGQIRNFTGIDSPYERPEHPEMHLDTMGASVDELAQRIIDGLLGQ